One window of Chitinispirillales bacterium ANBcel5 genomic DNA carries:
- the tnpA gene encoding IS200/IS605 family transposase, with product MPQSLSNLLYHMVWSTKYRCPVITDFREDLYHYIYSTITREGGKVFAINGTNDHIHVAAKLLPKHKVSALLHVIKGNSSRWINEQNKSENTFMWQAGYGAFSISKSKLKCIIQYIKNQEKHHRLKSFKDEYIELLQLHDIEYDERHLWN from the coding sequence ATGCCCCAATCATTATCAAATCTGCTTTATCATATGGTGTGGTCTACAAAATATCGTTGTCCCGTAATCACCGACTTCCGGGAAGATTTATACCATTACATCTATAGTACTATCACCAGAGAAGGCGGGAAGGTTTTCGCAATCAATGGTACAAATGATCATATCCATGTCGCAGCTAAACTTCTTCCAAAGCACAAAGTCAGCGCTCTTCTTCACGTGATTAAAGGTAATTCTTCACGATGGATCAATGAACAAAACAAAAGCGAAAACACCTTTATGTGGCAAGCAGGATACGGGGCATTCTCAATCAGTAAGTCAAAGCTGAAATGCATAATACAGTACATCAAAAACCAGGAAAAGCATCATAGGCTTAAATCATTTAAGGATGAATATATCGAGCTGTTGCAGTTGCATGATATTGAGTATGATGAACGACATCTGTGGAATTAG
- a CDS encoding sulfatase-like hydrolase/transferase, with protein MNLIKIARLIGKSMVKAKLKRRYIEVIAVSLCFVATLFAFTPYSIYFNNAQEFTIPSAAVYSMLLFPAIALWVVLQFFLFLIPERLYNYALSLLSASTVLFWLQGNVLQWDYGVLDGRQIAWSEMRLQGMLDLILWAGIITFAIVKRRWVKRAATALAGVLLATQLVSFAMISSGPVEPVSAHSFSIDNSQQFAFSEDKNVILLILDAFQADIMQEIIATEEHYSAMLDGFTFYRNAASAYSKTYPTMPLFLTGQWYENHMPIQRFLNRTFSRYSINSEMLNEGWQVDLFPWVPRTIYFSRAMASNMRPKIGLHEQMVQIGKILDLTFFRATPHFMKSYWLNDYQWRLSGMFKQFGFFVSDKQIDEEFSHEPHPHMAIEFTEMLTQTSRVPFNTPVFKMYHLNVPHEPFFLTEDLRMERLPSGREGFLRHSVAAMEIVKRLLDTLKELEIYDESMILIVSDHGGGEYNAGVVFDYLPAEIGTPDTLGKFIDPAHHQSALPLVLIKPFSSRGDLKISDAPVSLGDIAKTIAEESGIESGGLGGENILHLKEGQDRERRYLYYEFSSWKRDYLPSMKEYTVRGHSWLPQNWEATGAVFEPRLEYTRPADTLLPYKTGQVMSFTDPSYMRSSLVRGWSNPESHGTWSNGSSAEITIRMEERSRAPESIAMYGFGFLASGQLNSQRVILTLNGEEIGQWDVSQPRWYRAEIPSHLIYGTELLEFRLEFPDAASPADFGLNLDTRKLGFALIHMLID; from the coding sequence ATGAATCTTATCAAAATCGCACGTTTAATTGGAAAAAGTATGGTAAAAGCAAAATTAAAAAGACGATATATAGAAGTAATAGCGGTTTCACTGTGTTTTGTTGCGACACTGTTTGCGTTCACTCCTTACAGTATCTATTTCAATAATGCTCAGGAGTTTACCATCCCTTCGGCAGCAGTGTACTCAATGTTATTATTTCCGGCAATTGCGCTTTGGGTGGTGCTTCAGTTTTTTCTTTTTCTGATCCCTGAACGCCTCTATAATTATGCACTGTCACTTCTGTCTGCCTCTACCGTCCTTTTCTGGTTACAGGGCAATGTGCTTCAATGGGATTATGGTGTTTTGGACGGACGGCAAATTGCATGGAGCGAAATGAGACTTCAGGGAATGCTTGACCTTATCCTGTGGGCAGGAATTATTACCTTTGCGATAGTTAAGAGGCGCTGGGTAAAAAGAGCGGCTACTGCACTGGCAGGGGTGCTTCTGGCTACGCAACTTGTGTCATTCGCAATGATTTCATCGGGGCCGGTAGAGCCGGTAAGTGCTCACTCTTTCAGTATCGATAACAGCCAACAGTTTGCGTTTTCAGAAGATAAAAATGTGATACTTCTCATTCTCGACGCGTTTCAGGCTGATATAATGCAGGAAATTATAGCTACAGAAGAACACTATTCTGCAATGCTCGATGGGTTCACTTTTTATCGCAACGCCGCATCGGCGTACTCTAAAACCTACCCCACCATGCCTCTTTTTTTAACAGGACAGTGGTATGAGAATCATATGCCCATTCAACGTTTCTTAAACAGAACCTTTTCCCGCTATTCTATAAATTCAGAAATGTTAAATGAGGGCTGGCAGGTTGATTTATTCCCCTGGGTACCCCGAACAATCTACTTCTCCCGGGCAATGGCTTCCAATATGAGACCCAAAATCGGTTTGCACGAACAGATGGTTCAAATAGGTAAAATACTGGATCTGACCTTTTTCAGGGCAACGCCTCACTTTATGAAATCGTACTGGTTAAATGATTACCAGTGGCGCCTTTCGGGGATGTTTAAGCAGTTTGGGTTCTTTGTTTCCGACAAACAAATAGATGAGGAGTTTAGCCACGAACCACATCCCCATATGGCTATCGAATTTACAGAAATGTTAACGCAAACATCACGTGTACCGTTTAATACCCCTGTATTTAAAATGTATCATCTCAATGTTCCTCATGAGCCGTTTTTCCTTACCGAGGATCTGAGAATGGAACGGTTACCTTCTGGCCGGGAAGGTTTTCTGCGCCACTCTGTAGCAGCAATGGAGATTGTTAAAAGGCTTCTGGATACACTAAAAGAGCTTGAAATCTATGACGAAAGTATGATACTGATTGTATCCGATCATGGTGGGGGGGAGTATAATGCAGGTGTAGTATTTGACTATTTACCAGCTGAAATCGGCACACCCGATACTTTGGGTAAATTTATAGATCCCGCTCACCATCAGTCGGCACTGCCGTTGGTGCTTATAAAGCCCTTTTCTTCACGTGGGGATCTAAAAATATCAGATGCTCCGGTTTCTTTGGGGGACATTGCAAAAACCATCGCCGAGGAGTCGGGGATAGAATCCGGGGGGTTGGGTGGAGAGAATATCCTTCATTTAAAAGAGGGTCAGGATCGTGAAAGGCGTTACCTGTATTATGAGTTTAGCTCCTGGAAAAGGGATTATCTCCCTTCGATGAAAGAGTATACGGTGCGGGGGCACAGCTGGCTGCCTCAAAACTGGGAAGCTACAGGGGCAGTGTTTGAACCCAGGTTAGAGTACACCCGCCCTGCGGATACCTTGTTGCCGTATAAAACTGGTCAGGTAATGAGTTTTACCGATCCCTCCTATATGCGTAGTTCATTGGTGCGTGGGTGGAGTAATCCGGAGTCTCATGGTACCTGGAGTAATGGAAGTAGTGCGGAGATAACAATAAGGATGGAAGAGCGGTCAAGGGCTCCTGAAAGCATTGCGATGTACGGTTTTGGGTTTTTGGCTTCCGGGCAGTTAAACTCTCAGCGGGTAATACTCACTTTAAACGGCGAAGAGATCGGGCAGTGGGATGTTTCTCAGCCCCGGTGGTACAGAGCTGAGATACCTTCTCACCTTATATATGGAACCGAATTGCTTGAGTTTAGATTAGAGTTCCCCGATGCAGCATCACCGGCAGATTTTGGTTTAAACCTCGATACCAGAAAACTTGGCTTTGCGCTGATTCATATGCTCATAGATTAG
- a CDS encoding MerR family transcriptional regulator — translation MDSDLTCEQMSLLPQKKIYYSISDVSRLTGLEPHVLRYWEHEFGQLNPKKNRAGNRAYKEKDIETVKYIKRLLYEDKFTIEGAKKQLSLTHPHSRDKAEANLEGATGHDAKAPLEEIKSELSHLLRLLKT, via the coding sequence ATGGATAGTGATTTAACTTGTGAACAGATGAGCCTTCTGCCACAGAAGAAAATCTACTACTCAATAAGCGATGTAAGTCGCCTAACCGGACTTGAACCTCATGTTTTGCGCTACTGGGAACATGAGTTTGGTCAACTCAACCCCAAAAAAAACAGAGCAGGAAACAGAGCGTATAAAGAAAAGGATATCGAAACAGTCAAATACATTAAACGCTTACTGTATGAAGATAAATTCACTATCGAGGGTGCAAAAAAGCAGCTCTCTTTAACTCACCCACACTCCCGGGATAAAGCAGAAGCAAACCTGGAGGGGGCAACCGGTCATGATGCCAAAGCCCCGTTAGAGGAGATAAAGAGTGAATTAAGTCACCTGCTAAGGTTACTGAAAACCTAA
- a CDS encoding NAD(P)-dependent glycerol-3-phosphate dehydrogenase yields MNIGILGAGSWGIALAVMLQKRSHKICMWEYNEKDARFLQQNRELPSKLPGVKIPQEIEIVNTIDTTIEMADVVLCVVPSQTMRATLKSAVSKVSEESLKKIRGWVIASKGIERNTLALMTDVLLEEIPGVTGEKIVVLSGPSHAEEVSRNIPTTVVAASENIPLAEEIQEQFSTETFRIYTNSDMKGVELAASVKNVIALAAGISDGMGFGDNTKGAIMTRGIVEMMRLGRKMGAQDSTFSGLAGIGDLITTCISKHSRNRQMGELIAKGYTLDEAKEHMTMIAEGVETTRSVYQLASKLKIEMPITTQIYKVLFEDKPVKEAVKDLMHREAKPEWW; encoded by the coding sequence TTGAACATCGGTATACTTGGTGCAGGAAGCTGGGGTATTGCTCTGGCGGTAATGTTGCAGAAGCGTTCACACAAAATCTGTATGTGGGAGTATAATGAAAAGGATGCACGTTTCCTGCAGCAAAACAGAGAACTTCCCTCGAAGTTACCGGGAGTCAAAATCCCCCAGGAGATCGAAATTGTAAATACTATTGATACTACCATAGAGATGGCAGATGTTGTACTGTGTGTTGTACCTTCTCAGACCATGCGCGCCACCTTAAAAAGTGCTGTTTCAAAGGTCAGTGAAGAGTCTCTGAAAAAGATCAGGGGCTGGGTTATAGCCTCCAAGGGAATAGAACGTAACACACTGGCTCTTATGACCGATGTGCTCTTAGAGGAGATCCCCGGGGTGACAGGTGAAAAAATAGTGGTACTCTCCGGTCCCAGCCATGCTGAAGAGGTATCAAGGAATATCCCCACCACCGTGGTTGCAGCTTCAGAAAATATCCCTCTTGCTGAAGAGATACAGGAGCAGTTCTCAACCGAAACCTTTCGCATCTACACCAACTCCGATATGAAGGGGGTGGAGCTTGCTGCAAGTGTCAAAAATGTTATCGCCCTTGCCGCGGGGATAAGCGACGGTATGGGTTTTGGCGATAATACCAAAGGGGCGATAATGACCAGAGGGATAGTGGAAATGATGCGCCTTGGCAGAAAAATGGGTGCGCAGGACTCTACTTTCAGCGGACTGGCCGGTATAGGAGACCTGATCACTACCTGTATAAGCAAGCACAGCAGAAACAGACAGATGGGAGAACTCATCGCTAAGGGATACACCCTTGATGAAGCTAAAGAGCATATGACCATGATCGCCGAAGGTGTTGAAACGACCCGATCTGTTTATCAGCTCGCTTCAAAACTTAAAATCGAAATGCCTATTACCACACAAATCTATAAGGTCCTTTTCGAAGATAAACCGGTTAAAGAAGCCGTTAAAGATTTGATGCATAGAGAAGCCAAACCGGAATGGTGGTAA
- the der gene encoding ribosome biogenesis GTPase Der, translating to MATKQIVSIVGRPNVGKSSLFNRIIGRRIAVVDDFPGVTRDRNYYNASWNDKEFTLVDTGGLIPNLHESLPEAIHDQVDIALKESSVVIFLVEAGTGITDLDLLVAKQLRRTSAEKTILAVNKAESLNITYELDSFRSLGLGTPMAISALHGNGVADMLDKAADMLKVSSEEADDFHDTELKLTIVGRPNAGKSSTVNKLLKENRMIVDSIPGTTRDAVDSQMQYKDKTVVLIDTAGLRKKSHVKKDIEYYSNLRALDSIKRCDICVLIVDVTTGIGVQDMRILRKVQEKRKGLLLVWNKWDVYEKDHKTFDHLAAEVRNQFKELRFVPMISVSALSGKRITQILDRALSVKERMVKKVGKGEFENTVFEWMRAHPHPLDPAKPVRILGAKQVNAPSPVFRFYATNPDHVSPSYERFLIKRIQEKYDFAGCPVALEFRPIRSKQHHEKIEAAKEK from the coding sequence TTGGCCACAAAGCAAATAGTTTCCATTGTAGGACGGCCAAATGTAGGCAAATCCAGCCTTTTTAATCGAATTATCGGCAGAAGGATTGCAGTAGTCGATGATTTTCCGGGAGTTACCAGAGACCGTAACTATTATAATGCCTCCTGGAATGATAAGGAATTTACTCTCGTTGATACCGGAGGACTCATACCTAATCTTCACGAGTCACTTCCTGAAGCCATACATGATCAGGTCGATATAGCCCTAAAGGAATCAAGTGTAGTGATTTTTCTGGTTGAAGCCGGCACAGGGATAACTGATCTGGACCTTCTTGTCGCCAAGCAGTTAAGAAGAACCAGCGCAGAGAAAACCATACTGGCCGTTAATAAAGCTGAGTCTTTAAATATTACCTACGAACTGGACTCTTTTCGCTCTCTTGGACTGGGAACCCCCATGGCTATATCCGCTTTGCACGGAAATGGAGTTGCAGATATGCTGGATAAAGCGGCAGATATGCTAAAAGTGAGCAGTGAAGAAGCAGATGATTTTCACGATACAGAGCTTAAATTAACCATCGTGGGACGCCCCAACGCAGGGAAATCTTCAACCGTTAACAAACTGCTTAAAGAAAACCGTATGATTGTGGACTCTATCCCCGGTACTACAAGAGATGCCGTTGACTCGCAAATGCAGTACAAAGATAAAACTGTCGTCCTTATAGATACCGCCGGTTTGAGGAAAAAATCCCATGTAAAAAAAGACATCGAATACTACTCCAACCTCAGAGCCCTCGACAGCATTAAACGCTGTGATATATGTGTACTGATCGTTGATGTCACAACCGGGATCGGGGTTCAGGATATGCGTATTCTCAGAAAAGTGCAGGAAAAGCGAAAAGGGCTTTTACTGGTCTGGAACAAATGGGATGTCTACGAAAAAGACCACAAAACCTTTGACCACCTTGCTGCTGAAGTACGTAACCAGTTTAAAGAACTTCGTTTCGTACCCATGATTTCAGTCAGTGCTCTGAGTGGAAAACGGATAACTCAGATATTAGACAGAGCACTTAGTGTAAAGGAAAGAATGGTTAAGAAGGTTGGGAAAGGTGAATTTGAAAACACCGTGTTTGAATGGATGAGAGCTCATCCACACCCGTTAGACCCCGCAAAACCCGTTCGCATCCTTGGCGCAAAGCAGGTTAATGCCCCAAGCCCGGTTTTTCGGTTCTATGCTACCAACCCCGATCATGTCTCACCATCCTATGAGCGTTTTTTAATAAAAAGAATTCAGGAAAAGTATGATTTTGCAGGTTGTCCCGTAGCCCTTGAGTTCAGGCCTATTCGTTCAAAACAACATCACGAAAAAATTGAAGCAGCTAAAGAGAAATAA
- a CDS encoding acyl-CoA dehydratase activase-related protein: protein MKIGIPQALGFYYYGQLWKEFLTQLGCTVIESQPSNREVLQSGTALTPSEACLPLKCFVGHVQKLITKVDALFIPRMVCMKKEPVVGLGCPKYIGLPDMVKALFPQAKVVTPYLDLRKAKEQNAFAQSVRGLGFTRKQALRAFNAAKDTISSKQAESKGFTFGSDNHLTIAVIGHSYLVHDKFLSLDIIKRLSAMSCRVVDYTSFGSSGMSRSNREPLSWFFEEDILCSAEKLIASSHIDGIVYMLSFGCGAGSITSEILELELRKDESMPLLKLVIDEHTGEAGIVTRLESYIDMLTLRKERR, encoded by the coding sequence ATGAAAATCGGAATACCACAAGCATTGGGATTTTACTACTATGGCCAGCTCTGGAAAGAGTTCCTTACGCAGCTGGGTTGTACAGTTATTGAGAGCCAACCGAGTAACCGAGAGGTTCTTCAAAGCGGAACCGCACTGACTCCAAGTGAGGCATGTCTTCCACTAAAGTGTTTCGTTGGGCATGTACAGAAGCTAATTACTAAGGTCGACGCACTCTTTATACCCAGAATGGTGTGTATGAAAAAAGAGCCTGTGGTGGGTCTGGGGTGTCCTAAATATATAGGATTGCCGGATATGGTTAAAGCACTATTTCCTCAGGCTAAAGTAGTTACTCCCTATTTAGATCTGAGAAAAGCTAAAGAGCAAAACGCTTTTGCGCAGTCGGTTAGAGGTCTTGGATTCACCAGAAAACAGGCACTTAGGGCCTTTAATGCTGCTAAAGATACTATCTCCTCTAAACAGGCAGAGTCTAAAGGTTTCACCTTTGGGTCCGACAATCATCTTACCATAGCGGTAATTGGCCACTCCTATCTGGTGCATGATAAGTTCCTGAGCTTAGATATCATTAAACGGCTATCAGCGATGAGCTGCAGGGTCGTTGATTATACCTCCTTTGGCAGTTCAGGCATGAGCCGCTCAAACAGAGAGCCCCTGTCCTGGTTTTTTGAAGAGGATATACTTTGTTCTGCCGAAAAGCTGATAGCAAGTTCACACATCGATGGCATAGTGTACATGCTAAGCTTTGGATGTGGTGCAGGATCAATCACTTCTGAAATCCTTGAGCTTGAACTGAGAAAAGATGAATCGATGCCTCTTTTAAAACTAGTGATTGATGAGCATACTGGTGAAGCCGGTATAGTAACAAGACTGGAATCGTATATAGACATGTTAACTTTAAGAAAAGAGAGAAGATGA
- a CDS encoding acyl-CoA dehydratase activase gives MRYYLGVDVGSISAKAVVIDTDSTVVAYCYKRTQGNPVTAIKEVLSDVQSKIPGEATIHACGTTGSARMLAGAMVGADVVKNEILAHAVAVGHLHPEAKSVIEIGGQDSKLILLQNSVPVDFAMNTVCAAGTGSFLDHQAIRLGVPIEQFGDLALKSKNSIHIASRCTVFAESDMIHKTQLGVERNDIIGGLCNAIARNYLNTVAKGKNLNPKVLFQGGVAANTGVKKAFERALGVELIVPEHFLVMGALGAALLASRSKKQQSFIGFSNCIDQKFESRGFECEDCPNLCEIVEACREEKVVARYGSRCGKWG, from the coding sequence GTGCGGTACTATCTGGGAGTTGATGTAGGTTCAATTTCGGCAAAAGCTGTTGTCATAGATACAGATAGCACAGTGGTGGCATACTGTTATAAAAGAACTCAGGGTAACCCGGTAACGGCCATAAAAGAGGTTTTAAGCGATGTTCAAAGCAAGATACCCGGGGAGGCTACGATTCATGCCTGTGGTACGACCGGTTCTGCAAGGATGTTGGCGGGTGCCATGGTAGGGGCAGATGTGGTGAAAAATGAGATTCTGGCGCACGCGGTTGCGGTGGGGCATCTTCATCCAGAAGCGAAAAGTGTGATCGAAATAGGTGGTCAGGACTCAAAACTTATTTTGCTGCAAAACTCCGTACCGGTTGATTTTGCGATGAACACGGTATGTGCTGCCGGTACGGGTTCCTTTCTCGATCACCAGGCGATACGGCTTGGGGTTCCAATAGAGCAGTTTGGTGATTTGGCTCTGAAATCCAAAAATTCCATCCATATAGCTTCACGCTGTACTGTATTTGCCGAAAGTGATATGATCCACAAAACGCAACTGGGAGTGGAGCGAAACGATATCATTGGTGGGCTGTGTAATGCAATAGCCAGAAATTATCTAAACACCGTTGCGAAGGGCAAAAATTTAAACCCCAAGGTGTTGTTTCAGGGCGGTGTTGCCGCAAATACAGGTGTTAAAAAAGCCTTTGAAAGGGCACTGGGGGTGGAACTTATCGTACCGGAGCACTTTCTGGTGATGGGGGCATTGGGAGCAGCACTTTTGGCTTCCCGCAGCAAAAAGCAGCAGTCATTTATAGGTTTCTCAAACTGTATCGATCAGAAGTTTGAATCCAGGGGGTTTGAATGTGAAGATTGTCCCAATCTGTGTGAAATAGTTGAGGCATGCAGGGAGGAAAAAGTGGTCGCAAGGTATGGCAGTCGCTGTGGCAAATGGGGTTGA
- a CDS encoding response regulator translates to MADQKRYKILLVDDEPGIRKILRLFLELEGYDVFEAVTANQALTMITKEKPDLVILDVILCGQTGFDACEAIKRDPNSKDTIVFLFTALNQEHDFREGQRVGCDLYLTKPQNPKDIVEKVSDFLASKTEQV, encoded by the coding sequence ATGGCAGATCAAAAACGATATAAAATATTACTGGTTGATGATGAGCCTGGAATCCGCAAAATTTTGCGTCTTTTTCTGGAGTTGGAAGGGTATGATGTTTTTGAAGCAGTAACTGCTAATCAGGCTCTTACAATGATTACCAAGGAAAAGCCTGATTTGGTTATTTTGGATGTTATTCTTTGCGGGCAAACAGGTTTTGATGCTTGTGAGGCGATTAAGAGGGATCCAAACTCAAAAGATACCATAGTATTTTTATTTACTGCCCTTAATCAGGAGCATGATTTCCGTGAAGGGCAACGGGTCGGATGCGATCTTTACCTTACAAAACCGCAGAACCCAAAGGATATAGTAGAGAAGGTCAGTGATTTTTTGGCGTCAAAGACCGAGCAGGTGTAG
- the secD gene encoding protein translocase subunit SecD — translation MKKKNNLLRIGILVAVFAAAVFFLIPSFRFYSMPPEQRELYKHENPNYFGQIVNLGLDLQGGMRLVLEIDRAELGDADDSDVLDRAYAILENRINALGVAEPSIQKQGNERLIIELPGIQDEQAARDVIGRTAQLQFNLLRDPTHLERAINVIENVVTGSSVDSAVEDEEADTAVQREEQDLADRLFGAEDDDDDVVKDEQETETRESFRDLLIGLGDQVAVRVEHQHRINEMLERPEVRSALQRAGLGGNSFLWGHDVISHENREYRTLYYVKSSPEMTGDIINDARAAMDHSGMRAGAARVNLELNAEGARRFASVTGNNVNSFMAIVLDNTVYSAPRIQQRISGGRAEITGSFTLEEAQNLSIILRAGALPAPVEIIEERTVGPSLGQDSIEKGVQAGLIGAAIVILFILAYYKLSGLIAIIALTINVAVVLAIMAAFNAVLTLPGIAGLILLVGMAVDANVIIFERIREELALGKTIRSAIDSGYSSAFVTIMDANLTTLITAAILYWKGTGPIRGFSITLMFGIVASLFTALFVSRVLMDIFFQRKAKISI, via the coding sequence ATGAAGAAGAAAAACAATCTGCTTCGTATCGGAATTCTGGTAGCAGTATTTGCTGCTGCTGTATTTTTTCTTATACCGTCGTTTAGGTTCTACTCTATGCCTCCTGAGCAAAGAGAACTGTACAAGCACGAAAACCCCAATTATTTCGGTCAGATTGTAAACCTCGGTCTTGATCTTCAGGGGGGGATGCGTCTGGTTCTTGAAATTGATCGTGCTGAACTTGGGGACGCCGATGATTCTGATGTTCTGGACAGAGCGTATGCTATTCTTGAAAACCGAATAAATGCTCTGGGTGTAGCAGAGCCCTCTATTCAAAAGCAGGGTAATGAGCGGCTGATTATTGAGCTGCCGGGTATTCAGGATGAACAGGCTGCAAGGGACGTTATAGGTCGTACCGCTCAGCTTCAGTTTAATCTGCTCAGGGATCCGACTCACTTAGAGCGTGCTATAAACGTTATCGAAAATGTGGTTACTGGTAGTAGCGTCGACAGCGCCGTTGAAGATGAAGAAGCCGACACTGCAGTGCAGCGTGAAGAGCAGGATTTGGCAGACAGGCTTTTTGGTGCCGAAGATGATGATGACGATGTGGTTAAAGATGAGCAGGAAACCGAAACCCGAGAATCTTTCAGAGATCTTTTGATTGGCCTCGGGGACCAGGTTGCAGTTAGAGTGGAGCATCAACACCGGATAAATGAGATGCTTGAGAGGCCGGAAGTTCGCTCAGCGCTTCAGCGCGCAGGATTGGGTGGAAACTCTTTTCTCTGGGGTCATGATGTAATCAGCCATGAAAACAGAGAGTACAGGACACTTTATTACGTCAAAAGCTCTCCTGAGATGACAGGGGATATAATCAATGATGCACGTGCGGCTATGGATCACAGCGGTATGCGTGCGGGAGCAGCAAGGGTTAATTTGGAGCTAAATGCAGAGGGTGCCAGAAGATTTGCCTCTGTAACAGGCAATAATGTAAACAGTTTTATGGCTATTGTGCTTGATAATACCGTGTATTCAGCTCCGCGTATACAGCAAAGAATCTCTGGTGGCCGGGCTGAGATTACCGGTAGTTTTACACTGGAAGAGGCTCAGAACCTTTCAATTATTCTTCGGGCGGGTGCACTTCCAGCGCCAGTTGAAATTATTGAAGAGCGCACGGTTGGGCCATCACTTGGACAGGACTCCATAGAAAAGGGTGTTCAGGCTGGTCTTATAGGAGCGGCAATAGTTATTCTTTTCATCCTTGCCTATTATAAATTAAGTGGACTTATCGCTATCATAGCATTAACTATCAATGTCGCGGTTGTGCTTGCTATAATGGCTGCATTTAACGCTGTTTTAACTCTTCCGGGAATCGCGGGTTTGATTCTGCTGGTAGGTATGGCTGTAGATGCCAACGTTATTATATTCGAGCGTATAAGAGAAGAGCTGGCTCTGGGGAAAACCATAAGAAGTGCAATCGACTCGGGCTACTCCAGTGCTTTTGTTACAATAATGGATGCTAATTTAACTACCCTTATCACAGCAGCGATTCTGTACTGGAAGGGTACCGGGCCGATAAGAGGGTTTTCAATAACACTTATGTTCGGTATTGTAGCATCCCTGTTTACAGCTCTGTTTGTATCGAGGGTATTAATGGACATTTTCTTTCAGAGAAAAGCTAAAATCAGCATCTAA
- the secF gene encoding protein translocase subunit SecF codes for MQFFKKTNWNFLGHRKLAVTISVILLAVTIVSFFTPGMNMSIDFAGGTVVQMKFQEPVVDDIARVRSIVDDLGFGQAEIRTIGPVANNEAQITVKEQAEDGTEVADAITAALQAEYSENPFEVRSRENVGPRIGSELRRDTIIATVLALLAILIYVGIRFNLPFGVAAVVPLFHDVLITLGIFALLQIEISLPVFAALLTIVGYSLNDTIVIFDRIRENMKTSQRGKSFIDLINTSINQTISRTVITSLTTFVVVTSLYIVGSDAIKDFALALMIGVVAGTYSTLYVASPILLWWNKKWAIARK; via the coding sequence ATGCAATTTTTCAAGAAAACAAACTGGAACTTTTTGGGCCATAGAAAACTGGCAGTTACCATCTCTGTGATTTTGCTGGCGGTGACTATCGTATCATTTTTCACCCCCGGTATGAATATGTCTATCGATTTTGCTGGTGGAACAGTGGTGCAAATGAAATTTCAAGAGCCTGTTGTGGATGATATAGCAAGAGTTCGCTCTATTGTTGATGATCTGGGATTTGGTCAGGCAGAGATTAGAACCATCGGTCCGGTAGCAAATAATGAGGCTCAGATTACGGTAAAGGAACAAGCCGAAGATGGCACGGAAGTGGCAGACGCTATTACGGCAGCTTTGCAGGCTGAATATTCAGAAAATCCTTTTGAGGTCAGAAGCAGAGAAAACGTAGGGCCCAGAATCGGTAGTGAGTTGAGAAGGGATACTATTATTGCAACTGTTCTGGCTCTGCTTGCGATTCTTATTTACGTAGGGATAAGATTTAATCTGCCCTTTGGTGTAGCGGCTGTTGTGCCTCTGTTTCATGATGTGCTCATTACACTGGGTATTTTTGCCCTGCTGCAGATTGAAATATCTTTGCCGGTATTTGCCGCGTTGCTTACGATTGTAGGATATTCGCTCAATGATACGATTGTGATTTTTGACCGTATTCGCGAAAACATGAAAACCAGTCAGAGAGGAAAGAGCTTTATCGATCTGATAAATACCAGTATTAATCAGACGATTTCAAGAACAGTCATTACATCTTTGACTACCTTTGTGGTGGTAACATCTCTTTATATCGTTGGAAGCGATGCTATAAAAGATTTCGCTCTTGCTCTTATGATCGGTGTTGTTGCGGGTACCTACTCTACACTCTACGTTGCCAGCCCGATTTTGCTGTGGTGGAATAAAAAGTGGGCTATTGCCAGAAAATAG